From Paraburkholderia sabiae, a single genomic window includes:
- a CDS encoding hotdog family protein, with protein MTATPETRAETSEAFPPIDTILPHRGTMLLLDGVSACGDETLTAHASVHGDAWYADDNGAMPAWIGIELMAQGVAAHVALLAMRAGGRARPGVLLGTRSYKAHASAFACDAQLTVNVQEVLRSDEGHSAYECTIDHDGARCADAVIKVFQPNDFQTFIEGSISS; from the coding sequence ATGACGGCCACACCTGAGACCCGCGCTGAGACCAGCGAAGCATTTCCACCTATCGACACGATCCTGCCGCATCGCGGCACGATGCTGTTGCTCGACGGCGTGAGCGCATGCGGCGACGAAACGCTGACGGCGCACGCGTCCGTGCACGGCGACGCATGGTACGCGGACGACAACGGCGCGATGCCCGCGTGGATCGGCATCGAACTGATGGCGCAGGGCGTCGCCGCGCATGTCGCGCTGCTCGCAATGCGCGCAGGCGGCCGCGCGCGCCCCGGCGTGCTGCTCGGCACGCGCAGCTACAAGGCGCACGCGAGCGCGTTCGCGTGCGACGCGCAATTGACCGTCAACGTGCAGGAAGTGCTGCGCAGCGACGAGGGCCACAGCGCCTACGAATGCACGATCGACCACGACGGCGCGCGTTGCGCGGACGCCGTCATCAAGGTCTTTCAACCGAACGATTTTCAGACGTTCATCGAAGGGAGTATCAGTTCATGA
- a CDS encoding class I SAM-dependent methyltransferase, producing MQSTETSSVSEGVPGNVPFVPETSFGVWFLRTHTWEHHVLRVAINDLKRLIDTPPPASPVIVDVGCGQGISFRLLAQTFNPERIIGIDFHEPSLDLAKNAARVCGDHADTRATQIDVLHGDCANLPLPDASADIVFCHQTFHHLVEQERALAEFRRVLKPGGVLLFAESTDAYIKSWVIRLLFRHPMHVQKSADGYLDMIRRGGFTFGAHNVSLPYLWWSRAKDFGLLERLGIYTPKPGKRRETLVNVAAVKID from the coding sequence GTGCAGTCCACCGAAACATCCAGCGTCTCCGAAGGCGTGCCAGGCAATGTGCCGTTCGTGCCGGAGACGTCGTTCGGCGTCTGGTTCCTGCGTACCCATACGTGGGAGCACCACGTGCTGCGCGTCGCGATCAATGACCTCAAGCGCCTGATCGACACGCCGCCCCCCGCGTCGCCCGTAATCGTCGATGTCGGTTGCGGCCAGGGTATTTCATTCCGTCTGCTCGCGCAAACGTTCAATCCAGAACGCATCATCGGCATCGACTTTCATGAGCCGTCGCTCGATCTGGCGAAGAACGCCGCCCGCGTGTGCGGCGATCACGCCGATACACGCGCCACGCAGATCGACGTGCTGCACGGCGACTGCGCGAACCTGCCGCTGCCCGATGCCAGCGCCGACATCGTGTTCTGCCATCAGACGTTCCATCATCTCGTCGAGCAGGAACGCGCGCTCGCCGAGTTCCGTCGTGTGCTGAAGCCGGGCGGCGTGCTGCTGTTCGCCGAATCGACGGATGCGTACATCAAGTCGTGGGTAATCCGTCTGCTGTTCCGCCATCCGATGCACGTGCAAAAGAGCGCGGACGGCTATCTCGACATGATCCGTCGCGGCGGCTTTACGTTCGGTGCGCACAACGTATCGTTGCCGTACCTGTGGTGGAGCCGCGCAAAAGATTTCGGCTTGCTGGAGCGTCTCGGCATCTACACGCCGAAGCCCGGCAAGCGCCGCGAAACGCTGGTCAACGTCGCAGCCGTCAAGATCGACTGA
- a CDS encoding NAD(P)/FAD-dependent oxidoreductase, which yields MNMDSSMNAAVDVAIIGAGPSGAVAAALLRKAGRSVLVLERQHFPRFSIGESLLPQSMAYLEEAGMLQAVVEAGFQYKNGAHFVYRDQSSAYDFRDKHSAGWGTTYQVERATFDDLLIRCAAEQGADVRFGHTVLAMKTGDAPVLDVADEAGNAYQVHARFVLDASGFGRVLPRLLNLEAPTRMPTRAAIFTHVRDGIPVEAHDRSKITVAVHPDHRDVWYWMIPLANGRSSVGCVAEAAFLDVPEAEREAKLRALIQSEPTLNRLIGNAPFLMPVRHIGGYSANVERLHGAGFALLGNAGEFLDPVFSSGVTIALRSAHLAVATLERQLRGERVDWQSAYDVPLRKGIDTFRAFVERWYTGELQDIIFYPHQTPLIRRMISAVLAGYAWDETNPYVAEPVRRLNSLYEVCKG from the coding sequence ATGAATATGGATTCGTCGATGAACGCTGCGGTGGATGTGGCCATCATCGGAGCAGGGCCGTCGGGTGCGGTTGCCGCGGCGCTGTTGCGCAAGGCGGGACGATCGGTGCTCGTGCTCGAGCGCCAGCACTTTCCGCGCTTTTCGATTGGCGAGAGCCTGTTGCCGCAGAGCATGGCGTACCTCGAAGAAGCGGGCATGTTGCAGGCCGTCGTCGAAGCGGGCTTTCAGTACAAGAACGGCGCGCATTTCGTGTATCGCGATCAGTCGTCCGCTTACGACTTCCGCGACAAGCATTCGGCTGGCTGGGGCACGACGTATCAGGTCGAGCGCGCGACCTTCGACGACCTGCTGATCCGCTGTGCGGCGGAGCAGGGCGCGGACGTGCGCTTCGGCCACACAGTGCTCGCGATGAAGACAGGCGATGCACCCGTGCTCGACGTCGCCGACGAAGCGGGCAACGCCTACCAGGTGCATGCGCGCTTCGTGCTCGACGCGAGCGGCTTTGGACGCGTGCTGCCGCGTCTTTTGAATCTCGAAGCGCCGACGCGCATGCCGACGCGCGCCGCGATCTTCACGCATGTGCGCGACGGCATTCCCGTCGAAGCACATGATCGCAGCAAGATCACGGTGGCTGTGCATCCTGACCATCGCGATGTGTGGTACTGGATGATTCCGCTTGCTAACGGGCGCTCGTCGGTGGGTTGTGTGGCGGAGGCGGCGTTCCTCGATGTGCCCGAGGCCGAGCGTGAAGCGAAGCTGCGTGCGTTGATCCAGAGCGAGCCGACGTTGAACCGGCTGATCGGCAATGCGCCGTTTTTGATGCCTGTGCGGCATATCGGCGGGTACTCGGCGAATGTCGAGCGGCTGCATGGGGCGGGTTTTGCGTTGCTCGGGAATGCGGGTGAGTTTCTGGATCCTGTGTTTTCGTCGGGGGTGACGATTGCGTTGCGGTCGGCGCATCTTGCTGTGGCGACGTTGGAGCGCCAGTTGCGTGGCGAGCGCGTTGACTGGCAGTCGGCGTATGACGTTCCGCTGCGCAAGGGGATCGATACGTTTCGTGCGTTCGTCGAGCGCTGGTATACGGGTGAGTTGCAGGACATCATCTTTTATCCGCACCAGACGCCGTTGATCCGGCGCATGATCAGCGCCGTGCTTGCGGGGTATGCGTGGGATGAGACGAATCCTTATGTCGCCGAGCCTGTGCGGCGGTTGAATTCGTTGTATGAGGTGTGTAAGGGGTAG
- a CDS encoding beta-ketoacyl-[acyl-carrier-protein] synthase family protein, translated as MTRVHGLQRVVVTGMGIVSCIGNTLDDVSAALRDGRSGITRVDAWRERGFGTQVAGVASVDGEPPFDRKLERFMGDTARFACHAARKAIDDAGLDPAALRSPQVGAVLGSGVGTMSTYDAAMAVANARGVDKTPPYTVPQAMSSTASANVAQVFGIEGVTYSPSSACTTSALAIGQAMQLIQTGRQQIVLAGGSECLHDNMTLMFDAMHALSRRFNDTPERASRPYDTARDGFVIASGGGVLVLEALDHALARGARIYAELTGFGHSTDGAGMVSPHAPGIARAMQAALDEAGARPDYVNAHAPSTPLGDIEELRALQTVFGADVPPFSSTKGLTGHPLGACGAHEAIYTLLMMRDGFIAGTAGIEDIEPLAQQLPLVQATREARIERALSVSFGFGGSCASLMFARI; from the coding sequence ATGACGCGTGTGCACGGCTTGCAGCGCGTCGTCGTCACGGGCATGGGCATCGTGTCGTGCATCGGCAATACGCTCGACGACGTGAGCGCCGCGCTGCGCGATGGGCGCAGCGGCATCACGCGCGTCGATGCGTGGCGCGAGCGCGGCTTCGGCACGCAGGTCGCGGGCGTGGCGTCGGTGGACGGTGAGCCGCCGTTCGATCGCAAGCTCGAACGCTTCATGGGCGATACCGCGCGCTTCGCATGCCATGCGGCGCGCAAGGCAATCGACGATGCCGGGCTCGATCCCGCTGCGCTGCGTTCGCCGCAGGTCGGCGCGGTGCTCGGCTCGGGCGTCGGCACGATGTCCACGTATGACGCGGCGATGGCCGTGGCGAACGCGCGCGGCGTCGACAAGACGCCGCCGTACACGGTGCCGCAGGCGATGAGCAGCACGGCATCGGCGAATGTCGCGCAGGTGTTCGGCATCGAAGGCGTCACGTATTCGCCGTCGTCGGCATGCACGACGTCGGCGCTCGCGATCGGCCAGGCGATGCAGCTGATTCAAACCGGGCGTCAGCAGATCGTTCTCGCAGGTGGCAGCGAATGCCTGCACGACAACATGACGCTGATGTTCGACGCGATGCACGCGCTGTCGCGCCGTTTCAACGACACGCCCGAGCGCGCATCGCGACCGTACGATACGGCGCGCGATGGTTTCGTGATTGCGTCGGGCGGCGGCGTGCTGGTGCTCGAAGCGCTCGATCACGCGCTCGCGCGCGGCGCGCGTATCTACGCGGAGCTGACGGGTTTCGGGCACAGCACGGATGGCGCGGGCATGGTGTCGCCGCACGCGCCGGGCATCGCGCGCGCGATGCAGGCGGCGCTCGACGAAGCGGGCGCGCGTCCCGATTATGTGAACGCGCACGCGCCGTCGACGCCGCTTGGCGACATCGAAGAACTGCGTGCGTTGCAAACGGTATTCGGCGCAGACGTGCCGCCGTTTTCGTCGACGAAAGGATTGACGGGACATCCGCTTGGCGCGTGCGGCGCGCATGAAGCGATCTACACGCTGCTGATGATGCGCGACGGTTTCATCGCGGGGACGGCGGGCATCGAAGATATCGAGCCGCTTGCGCAACAATTGCCGCTCGTGCAGGCGACGCGTGAAGCACGGATCGAACGCGCGTTGTCGGTGTCGTTCGGCTTCGGGGGAAGCTGTGCGAGCCTGATGTTCGCAAGGATTTGA
- a CDS encoding beta-ketoacyl-[acyl-carrier-protein] synthase family protein produces the protein MTLPPVYLHALGMVNALGGDVASIVPALQAAQSPGMGLMHTGIGDAFVGRVSTPLDIAPPAALKRFDCRNNRMLLAALEQIRPAIEAARERYGSHRIGIVLGTSTSGIDAAEVAFVHQAQAGLLPEDFNYRQMEIGTAAPFAAAALNVQGPAFTVSTACTSSAKAFVSARRLLQLGLCDAMIVGGVDTLCELTVQGFASLESTSVTRTNPMSRNRNGINVGEGAAVFLMTRDEGEVRLAGAGESSDAHHVSAPDPNGVGGELALRAALEDAGIDASAIAYVNLHATATRKNDDMEAHLMSRVFADGVPASGTKPLTGHQLGAAGATELGFAWLTLARDDVSMPRHQWDGEADPALPELDLVQDERRVPRDGTRYVMSNSFAFGGSNVSLILAR, from the coding sequence ATGACCTTGCCACCCGTTTATCTGCATGCGCTTGGCATGGTCAATGCGCTCGGCGGCGATGTCGCTTCGATCGTGCCCGCACTTCAGGCCGCTCAATCGCCGGGAATGGGGCTGATGCATACGGGCATCGGCGATGCATTCGTCGGCCGTGTGTCGACGCCGCTCGACATCGCGCCGCCCGCCGCGCTCAAGCGCTTCGACTGCCGCAACAACCGCATGCTGCTCGCCGCGCTCGAACAGATCCGTCCCGCGATCGAAGCGGCGCGCGAGCGTTACGGCTCGCACCGCATCGGCATCGTGCTCGGCACCAGCACGTCGGGCATCGACGCCGCCGAAGTCGCGTTCGTTCACCAGGCGCAAGCGGGTCTGCTGCCCGAGGACTTCAACTATCGGCAGATGGAAATCGGCACGGCCGCGCCGTTCGCGGCGGCCGCGTTGAATGTGCAGGGACCGGCTTTCACGGTATCGACGGCTTGCACTTCGAGCGCTAAAGCGTTTGTGTCGGCGCGCCGTTTACTGCAACTGGGACTGTGCGACGCGATGATCGTCGGCGGCGTGGATACGCTGTGCGAGCTGACCGTGCAGGGCTTCGCGTCGCTCGAATCGACGAGTGTGACGCGCACCAATCCGATGAGTCGCAACCGCAACGGCATCAATGTCGGCGAAGGCGCCGCCGTGTTTCTGATGACACGCGACGAAGGCGAAGTGCGGCTTGCGGGCGCGGGCGAATCGAGCGATGCGCATCATGTGTCCGCGCCGGACCCGAATGGCGTCGGTGGCGAACTGGCCTTGCGCGCGGCGCTCGAGGACGCAGGCATCGACGCATCGGCGATCGCGTATGTGAATCTGCACGCAACCGCCACGCGCAAGAACGACGACATGGAAGCGCATCTGATGTCGCGCGTGTTCGCGGACGGCGTGCCCGCGAGCGGCACGAAGCCGCTGACGGGGCATCAGCTCGGCGCAGCGGGCGCGACGGAACTGGGCTTCGCGTGGCTCACGCTCGCACGCGACGATGTTTCGATGCCGCGTCATCAATGGGATGGCGAAGCCGACCCGGCATTGCCCGAACTCGATCTCGTGCAAGACGAGCGGCGCGTGCCGCGCGACGGCACGCGATACGTGATGAGCAATTCGTTCGCGTTCGGCGGCAGCAACGTCAGCCTGATACTGGCGCGCTGA
- a CDS encoding excinuclease ABC subunit A, with amino-acid sequence MKRHLICAAVVACLASHAFARDTVNNYPVAEALASEPGKVSEDISLYFAGQKHPGVVKSFGEFATNKKTNAFGKSDETACQHVFLSAVIELQERARKEGGNAVINIKSNYKNEVRESATEFTCGAGAVIAGVALKGDVVTLKK; translated from the coding sequence ATGAAGCGTCACCTGATCTGTGCAGCTGTCGTCGCATGTCTCGCCTCGCACGCGTTCGCGCGCGACACCGTCAACAACTATCCCGTCGCCGAAGCGCTCGCGAGCGAGCCGGGCAAGGTCAGCGAAGATATCTCGCTGTATTTCGCGGGCCAGAAGCATCCTGGCGTCGTGAAGAGCTTCGGCGAATTCGCGACGAACAAGAAGACCAACGCGTTCGGCAAGAGCGACGAGACGGCGTGCCAGCACGTGTTCCTGTCGGCCGTGATCGAGCTTCAGGAGCGCGCGCGCAAGGAAGGCGGCAATGCCGTCATCAACATCAAGAGCAATTACAAGAACGAAGTGCGCGAGAGCGCGACGGAGTTCACCTGCGGCGCGGGCGCGGTGATTGCTGGTGTCGCGCTGAAGGGCGACGTGGTGACCCTGAAGAAGTAA
- a CDS encoding beta-ketoacyl-ACP synthase — protein MKRVVITGMGGVTALGSRWDEIEAALKAGRNAVRRMPEWDYFESLHTRLAAPLPAFVQPAGWPRKKTRSMGTVSMYAVRASELALADAGLAGDESIADGRMGVAYGSSSGSVEPIRAFGTMLETGSMTDVTSNSYVQMMPHTTAVNVSLFWDLKGRIVPTSSACASGSQAIGYAYENIAMGKQTLMLAGGAEELSGPAVAVFDTLYATSTRNDEPQLTPRPFDAKRDGLVVGEGAATLVLEEYEHAKARGATIHAEIVGFGCNSDGAHMTQPTASTMARAMQLALEDAKLEANAIAYVNAHGTSTDRGDVAESQATAQTFGERMPISSLKSYVGHTLGACGALEAWWTIEMMKRNWYAPTLNLTEVDPACAPLDYIKGEARHIDAEYVMSNNFAFGGINTSLIFRRIR, from the coding sequence ATGAAGCGCGTCGTCATTACGGGGATGGGCGGCGTCACGGCGCTCGGCAGCCGCTGGGACGAGATCGAAGCGGCGCTGAAGGCGGGTCGCAATGCGGTGCGGCGCATGCCGGAGTGGGACTACTTCGAGTCGCTGCACACGCGTCTCGCCGCGCCGCTGCCGGCGTTCGTGCAGCCCGCCGGCTGGCCGCGCAAGAAGACGCGCTCGATGGGCACGGTGTCGATGTATGCGGTGCGCGCGAGCGAACTCGCACTCGCCGACGCAGGCCTCGCGGGCGACGAATCGATCGCCGACGGCCGTATGGGCGTCGCGTACGGCTCGTCGTCGGGTTCCGTCGAACCGATCCGCGCGTTCGGCACGATGCTCGAAACGGGCTCGATGACGGATGTCACGTCGAACAGCTACGTGCAGATGATGCCGCACACGACAGCCGTCAACGTGAGCCTGTTCTGGGACCTGAAAGGGCGCATCGTGCCGACCTCGTCGGCGTGCGCGTCGGGCAGCCAGGCGATCGGCTACGCGTACGAAAACATCGCCATGGGCAAGCAGACGCTGATGCTCGCGGGCGGCGCAGAAGAACTGTCGGGGCCCGCTGTCGCCGTGTTCGATACGCTCTATGCAACCAGCACGCGCAACGACGAGCCGCAACTCACGCCGCGTCCGTTCGACGCGAAGCGTGACGGTCTCGTGGTCGGCGAGGGCGCGGCGACGCTCGTGCTCGAAGAATACGAACACGCGAAGGCGCGCGGCGCGACGATCCACGCGGAGATCGTCGGCTTCGGCTGCAATTCGGACGGCGCGCACATGACGCAGCCGACGGCGAGCACGATGGCGCGCGCGATGCAGCTTGCACTGGAAGACGCGAAGCTCGAAGCGAACGCGATTGCGTATGTGAACGCGCACGGCACGTCGACGGATCGCGGCGACGTGGCCGAGAGCCAGGCGACGGCGCAGACCTTCGGCGAGCGCATGCCGATTTCGTCGCTGAAGAGCTATGTCGGCCATACGCTCGGCGCGTGCGGCGCGCTAGAAGCGTGGTGGACGATCGAGATGATGAAGCGCAACTGGTATGCGCCGACGTTGAATCTGACGGAAGTCGATCCCGCGTGCGCGCCGCTCGATTACATCAAGGGCGAAGCGCGCCATATCGACGCCGAGTATGTGATGAGCAACAACTTTGCGTTCGGCGGCATCAACACGTCGCTGATTTTCAGGCGCATTCGATGA
- a CDS encoding MMPL family transporter, translated as MLMARQWTKTQLWSIRAAWLVLALVASLYCAWRFTGPSPLETNLLALLPATEADPVAEKAVDTLANALGDRTVFLVTSKDDDHAKAAAKQFGAALQKSGAFASVTAELPPFDMSQIGALYMPYRFNLLTRDDRDAIANGSASLHDALMQRIYNPVRGPLATQLADDPFGGLEHWLSALPLATSNLDLEDNMLVAHRGDATSVLVVTTLPGSAYETQTQHAVLSAVAQAQTSLKTSFPDASVARTGAVFYAESARSASEREVHLIGVASACGIALLMLWVFRSPRLLLFGFVSTALGIVCALAATMLVFGKLHLLTLVFGASLIGEAVDYSIQYFVVYLGAGLGQRGGWNARQGARSVRPALSVALATSLLGYAILAWVPFPALKQIACFAIVGICTAFASVLWLLPTLLVKGPKRAQRRLFLRAATLLARWHATIGGRRSWIVAGVLVLIAIPGWLRLTSDDDIHLLIQRDPALVAQEDQVRNAIGVDNTAQFFVVRGASQDIVLQRAEALGAKLDALSGAQSVNGWQSVTQFVPSAQRQADARVVLAQHVFNDPAALRSMLLQAGYRDEIADAWIASYAKSNATPLTVERWLAAPWSQPYRHLWLGAVESHGEHGYAAIVIPQRVTPQNINALIGTARSIEGVVFVDKAASVSKLFGAYRVDSGIWLAGALLLVLILLMVRYTPRGGIATTLPVLLAIGVTLAAFGYARVPLNLFNCLALMLVLGVGANYAVFLREGCLRDHADLGAVWTGVLLSAATTLLSFGMLALSAMPALKSFGATLALGILVSVLLAPIGMPPGRRRVA; from the coding sequence ATGCTGATGGCGCGACAGTGGACGAAGACGCAGTTGTGGAGCATCCGGGCCGCATGGCTCGTGCTCGCGCTCGTCGCTTCGCTGTACTGCGCCTGGCGCTTCACGGGGCCGTCGCCGCTGGAAACGAACCTGCTCGCGCTGCTGCCCGCGACGGAAGCCGATCCTGTCGCCGAAAAAGCCGTCGATACGCTTGCCAACGCGCTCGGCGATCGCACGGTGTTTCTGGTGACGAGCAAGGACGACGATCACGCGAAGGCGGCGGCGAAGCAGTTCGGCGCGGCGTTGCAGAAGAGCGGCGCATTTGCCTCCGTGACGGCGGAGTTGCCGCCGTTCGATATGTCGCAGATCGGCGCGCTGTATATGCCGTATCGCTTCAATCTGCTGACGCGCGACGATCGCGACGCGATCGCGAATGGCTCAGCTTCACTGCACGACGCGCTGATGCAGCGCATCTACAACCCGGTGCGCGGCCCACTCGCCACCCAACTCGCCGACGATCCGTTCGGCGGGCTCGAACACTGGCTGTCGGCGCTGCCGCTCGCCACATCGAATCTCGATCTCGAAGACAACATGCTCGTCGCGCATCGCGGCGATGCGACAAGCGTGCTCGTCGTCACGACGCTGCCGGGTTCAGCGTACGAAACGCAGACACAGCACGCGGTGCTGTCGGCTGTCGCGCAGGCACAGACTTCATTGAAGACTTCCTTTCCCGATGCGAGCGTCGCGCGCACGGGTGCCGTGTTCTACGCGGAATCGGCGCGCAGCGCATCGGAGCGCGAAGTGCACCTGATCGGCGTCGCGTCCGCGTGCGGCATCGCGCTGCTGATGCTGTGGGTGTTCCGCTCGCCGCGCCTGTTGCTGTTCGGCTTCGTATCGACGGCGCTCGGCATCGTGTGTGCATTGGCCGCGACGATGCTCGTGTTCGGCAAGCTGCATCTGCTGACACTCGTGTTCGGTGCGAGTCTGATCGGCGAGGCCGTCGATTATTCGATTCAATACTTCGTCGTCTATCTCGGCGCTGGCCTTGGACAACGCGGCGGCTGGAATGCGCGGCAGGGCGCGCGCTCGGTGCGTCCCGCGCTGAGCGTCGCGCTCGCGACGAGCCTGCTCGGCTACGCCATTCTCGCGTGGGTGCCGTTCCCGGCGCTCAAGCAGATCGCGTGCTTTGCGATCGTCGGCATCTGCACGGCGTTCGCGTCCGTGCTGTGGCTGCTGCCTACGCTGCTCGTGAAGGGACCGAAGCGTGCGCAACGTCGGCTCTTTCTGCGCGCGGCGACGTTGCTCGCGCGCTGGCACGCGACGATCGGCGGACGGCGCTCGTGGATCGTCGCAGGCGTGCTGGTGCTGATCGCGATTCCCGGCTGGCTGCGCCTCACCAGCGACGACGACATCCATCTGCTGATCCAGCGCGATCCCGCGCTCGTCGCACAGGAAGATCAGGTGCGCAATGCGATCGGCGTCGATAACACCGCGCAGTTTTTCGTGGTACGCGGTGCGTCGCAGGACATCGTGTTGCAGCGCGCGGAAGCGCTCGGCGCGAAGCTCGATGCGTTGAGCGGCGCGCAATCGGTGAACGGGTGGCAATCGGTGACGCAGTTCGTGCCGTCGGCGCAACGACAGGCCGATGCGCGTGTAGTCCTCGCACAGCACGTATTCAACGATCCCGCCGCGCTTCGTTCGATGCTGCTGCAAGCGGGCTACCGCGATGAAATCGCCGATGCGTGGATCGCTTCGTACGCGAAGTCGAATGCAACCCCGTTGACGGTCGAGCGCTGGCTCGCCGCGCCGTGGTCGCAGCCTTATCGTCATCTGTGGCTCGGTGCGGTCGAATCACACGGCGAACATGGCTACGCGGCCATCGTGATTCCGCAGCGCGTGACGCCTCAAAACATCAACGCGCTGATCGGCACAGCACGCTCGATTGAAGGCGTCGTATTCGTCGACAAGGCCGCGAGCGTGTCGAAGCTGTTCGGCGCGTATCGCGTCGATAGCGGTATCTGGCTTGCGGGCGCGCTGCTGCTCGTGCTGATCCTGCTGATGGTGCGCTACACGCCGCGCGGCGGCATCGCGACGACGCTGCCCGTGCTGCTCGCGATCGGCGTGACGCTTGCCGCGTTCGGCTATGCGCGCGTGCCGCTCAATCTGTTCAACTGCCTCGCGCTGATGCTCGTGCTCGGCGTCGGCGCAAACTATGCGGTGTTCCTGCGCGAAGGCTGCCTGCGCGATCACGCCGATCTCGGCGCGGTCTGGACGGGCGTGCTGCTGTCCGCCGCGACGACGCTGCTGTCGTTCGGCATGCTGGCCTTGAGCGCGATGCCTGCCCTGAAGAGTTTCGGCGCCACGCTGGCGCTCGGCATCCTCGTGTCGGTGCTGTTGGCGCCGATCGGCATGCCGCCTGGAAGAAGGAGAGTTGCATGA
- a CDS encoding 3-ketoacyl-ACP reductase FabG2, which yields MSRRVLVTGASRGIGRAIAYQLAADGFAVSVHCRTGRTEAEAVTAGIAAQGGSARVLQFDVRDRAACRESLEADVAVHGPYYGIVCSAGVTRDAAFPALTDEDWDVVIETGLDAFYNVVHPLTMPMVRAKKGGRIVTIASVSGVIGNRGQVNYSAAKAGLIGATKALAVELASRSITVNCVAPGLIETGMLDDMPLEHALKTVPMNRVGQPAEVASVVSFLMSDAASYVTRQVIGVNGGMI from the coding sequence ATGAGCCGGCGAGTTCTGGTTACGGGCGCCAGCCGCGGCATCGGCCGCGCGATTGCCTATCAACTGGCGGCAGATGGCTTCGCCGTGTCCGTGCATTGCCGCACGGGCCGCACGGAAGCCGAGGCCGTCACGGCGGGCATCGCGGCGCAGGGCGGCTCGGCGCGTGTGCTGCAGTTCGACGTGCGCGACCGCGCCGCGTGCCGCGAATCGCTCGAGGCGGATGTCGCCGTGCATGGTCCGTACTACGGCATCGTGTGCAGCGCGGGCGTGACGCGCGACGCGGCGTTCCCCGCGCTCACCGACGAAGACTGGGACGTGGTGATCGAAACGGGCCTCGACGCGTTCTACAACGTGGTTCATCCGCTGACGATGCCGATGGTCCGCGCGAAGAAGGGCGGTCGCATCGTGACGATCGCGTCGGTGTCGGGCGTGATCGGCAATCGCGGGCAGGTCAATTACAGCGCGGCGAAAGCGGGGCTGATCGGCGCGACCAAGGCACTCGCCGTCGAACTCGCGTCGCGCAGCATCACGGTCAACTGCGTCGCGCCCGGTCTGATCGAAACAGGCATGCTCGACGATATGCCGCTCGAACACGCACTGAAGACCGTGCCGATGAATCGCGTCGGTCAACCGGCCGAGGTCGCGTCGGTGGTCAGCTTCCTGATGTCGGATGCGGCCTCGTACGTGACGCGTCAGGTGATCGGCGTCAATGGCGGGATGATCTGA